The bacterium genome contains a region encoding:
- a CDS encoding ATP-binding protein has protein sequence MRVPLRRRFSLFLVLSIASITLASTLLFAAFFRAAAEKEIVARGVALCQSLARAAAAGLAAEDLDLLAKAADIVRGGDVAFVQVFSAIWSPIDAYPFEQLRQLPAAEAVEHFRGGDTEPLRLAGSERFDFYVPIRFSIPQAPETTIGYARLALSAAPLRSSLRSVVLSSVLIGLVLGLLFLVAAQVVIGRTVVGPILNLHAAAARFRSGHPPEAVPAVADDEIADLTQEFHAMSLALRERELRLSEEKERLAVTLRSIGDGVIVADVDGLVTLVNRVAEELTGWSSAEAVGRRFCEVFAIQHEQTREPCANVVARVLADGVAVSLPGRTVLVRRDGTDILIEDAAAPIRDRESEIIGVVLVFRDVTEKRRLEDELLKAEKLRALGVLAGGIAHDFNNLLTGILGNVSLARARLGPGDSARDHLERAEAAAGRAAELTGQLLTFSKGGAPVRRAADIVAILKESARFWLSGSSVRTEFSVEGATWPVEVDAGQMSQVFNNLVINAVQAMPGGGRISFVVRNAAPAAEAAGLPAGDYVVVEVRDEGGGIAEENRGRIFDPYFTTKPDGAGLGLTSAYSIVKRHGGGIEVESTPGKGTTFRVWLPASRAAGTLPAAPRGEQAPHVGHGAVLVMDDEQVVRAVAVEMLRSLGYDAAAAENGQEALALYRQALEQGRPFRAVIMDLTVPGGMGGKEAVTRLLALDPGARVIVSSGYSNDPVMAEYRAHGFRGVIVKPYGTRAFAETLREVLGGA, from the coding sequence GTGAGAGTCCCCCTTCGCCGGCGGTTCTCGCTCTTCCTCGTCCTCTCCATCGCGAGCATCACCCTCGCCAGCACGCTACTCTTTGCCGCGTTCTTCCGCGCGGCCGCCGAGAAGGAGATCGTCGCCCGCGGGGTGGCGCTCTGCCAGTCGCTGGCACGGGCCGCCGCCGCCGGCCTGGCCGCCGAGGACCTCGATCTGCTGGCCAAGGCGGCGGACATCGTGCGCGGCGGCGACGTGGCGTTCGTCCAGGTCTTCTCCGCCATCTGGAGCCCGATCGACGCCTATCCGTTCGAGCAACTGCGGCAGCTCCCGGCCGCCGAGGCCGTGGAACACTTCCGCGGGGGGGACACCGAGCCGCTGCGCCTCGCCGGGTCCGAACGATTCGACTTCTACGTCCCGATCCGGTTCAGCATCCCCCAGGCGCCGGAGACGACCATCGGCTATGCGCGGCTGGCGCTCTCGGCAGCCCCGCTGCGTTCCTCGCTGCGATCGGTCGTGCTCTCGAGCGTGCTCATCGGGCTGGTCCTGGGCCTGCTCTTCCTGGTGGCCGCCCAGGTCGTGATCGGCAGAACGGTCGTCGGCCCGATCCTCAACCTGCACGCCGCCGCGGCCCGCTTCCGCAGCGGTCATCCCCCGGAGGCCGTCCCCGCTGTCGCGGATGACGAGATCGCCGACCTGACGCAGGAGTTCCACGCGATGAGCCTGGCGCTGCGCGAACGCGAGCTGCGCCTCTCGGAAGAGAAGGAACGCCTCGCCGTCACGCTGCGGAGCATCGGCGACGGGGTCATCGTCGCGGACGTCGACGGGCTCGTGACCCTCGTGAACCGGGTCGCGGAGGAGCTGACGGGGTGGAGCTCCGCGGAGGCCGTGGGCAGGCGGTTCTGCGAGGTCTTCGCGATCCAGCACGAGCAGACCCGCGAGCCGTGCGCGAACGTCGTGGCGCGGGTCCTGGCGGACGGGGTTGCGGTTTCGCTCCCCGGCCGCACGGTGCTCGTGCGCCGGGACGGCACGGATATCCTCATCGAGGACGCCGCAGCGCCGATCCGCGACCGCGAGAGCGAGATCATCGGCGTCGTTCTGGTCTTTCGGGACGTGACGGAGAAACGGCGCCTCGAGGACGAGCTGCTCAAGGCCGAGAAGCTGCGCGCTCTGGGGGTGCTCGCAGGCGGCATCGCCCACGACTTCAACAACCTGTTGACCGGCATCCTCGGCAACGTCAGCCTGGCCCGGGCGAGGCTCGGCCCGGGAGATTCCGCCCGCGACCACCTGGAGCGGGCCGAGGCGGCCGCCGGGCGCGCCGCGGAACTCACCGGACAGCTGCTGACGTTCTCGAAGGGCGGCGCTCCGGTGCGGCGCGCCGCGGACATCGTCGCGATCCTCAAGGAATCGGCGCGCTTCTGGCTCTCGGGCAGCAGCGTCAGGACCGAGTTCTCCGTCGAGGGCGCGACCTGGCCGGTCGAGGTCGACGCGGGCCAGATGAGCCAGGTCTTCAACAACCTGGTCATCAACGCCGTTCAGGCCATGCCAGGGGGCGGAAGGATCTCCTTCGTCGTGCGCAACGCCGCGCCTGCGGCAGAGGCCGCCGGTCTTCCGGCGGGCGACTACGTCGTCGTCGAAGTCCGCGACGAGGGCGGGGGGATTGCGGAGGAGAACCGCGGCAGGATCTTCGATCCATACTTCACCACCAAGCCGGACGGCGCCGGACTCGGGCTGACCTCGGCATACTCGATCGTGAAGAGACACGGCGGCGGCATCGAGGTCGAATCGACGCCCGGGAAGGGGACGACCTTCCGGGTCTGGCTGCCGGCCTCGCGCGCCGCCGGGACGCTGCCGGCGGCGCCGCGCGGGGAGCAGGCGCCGCACGTCGGGCACGGCGCCGTGCTCGTGATGGACGACGAGCAGGTCGTGCGCGCCGTTGCGGTCGAGATGCTGCGGTCGCTCGGCTACGACGCCGCCGCCGCCGAGAACGGGCAGGAGGCGCTGGCGCTCTACCGGCAGGCGCTGGAGCAGGGGCGCCCGTTCCGGGCGGTCATCATGGACCTCACCGTCCCCGGGGGGATGGGGGGCAAGGAAGCGGTGACCCGGCTGCTCGCGCTCGACCCCGGTGCGCGCGTCATCGTGTCGAGCGGCTATTCCAACGATCCGGTCATGGCGGAGTACCGGGCCCACGGCTTCCGGGGCGTGATCGTCAAGCCCTATGG
- a CDS encoding substrate-binding domain-containing protein produces MRRALGVFSFVVAVAVSAPLAHGASEPRLVASGCSVSNVGYLADLAADYEKLTGVRMFVRGGGSVIGLEDLASGRADLAASCRGRIAADPLDVEFIQVAWDALVFLVHPSNPIDSISFADAAGVFGGTLRDWRRLGGPAGPIQVFLQRPTTGLSGVESSIRALVLKGAPPSRGSSVAELASTGIVEQLIEKTPAGFGASGYSSARRRAVKMLALDGVRPTRTAIIDRSYPLRRPLYLIVKTPPRAEVKAFVNFALSARGQQLIDSYGVIPLRTLR; encoded by the coding sequence ATGAGAAGAGCGCTTGGCGTGTTTTCCTTCGTCGTCGCCGTCGCGGTCTCTGCCCCCCTCGCCCACGGCGCGTCCGAGCCGCGGCTGGTCGCGAGCGGTTGCTCGGTGAGCAACGTCGGCTACCTCGCGGATCTCGCCGCCGACTACGAGAAGCTCACGGGCGTGCGCATGTTCGTCCGGGGCGGCGGCAGCGTCATCGGTCTGGAGGACCTGGCGTCCGGCAGGGCCGACCTGGCTGCCTCCTGCCGCGGCAGGATCGCCGCGGATCCGCTCGACGTGGAGTTCATCCAGGTGGCGTGGGACGCCCTCGTCTTCCTCGTGCATCCGTCGAACCCGATCGACTCGATTTCGTTCGCGGACGCGGCCGGCGTCTTCGGCGGCACCCTCCGGGACTGGCGGCGCCTCGGCGGCCCGGCGGGACCGATCCAGGTCTTCCTGCAAAGGCCCACGACGGGACTGAGCGGCGTCGAGTCCTCGATCCGCGCGCTCGTCCTCAAGGGAGCTCCGCCCTCCCGCGGCTCGTCCGTCGCCGAGCTGGCCTCGACGGGGATCGTCGAGCAGCTCATCGAGAAGACGCCGGCTGGATTCGGCGCCTCGGGCTATTCCAGCGCGCGCCGCCGCGCCGTGAAGATGCTCGCCCTCGACGGCGTCAGGCCGACCCGGACGGCGATCATCGACCGTTCCTACCCCCTGCGCCGGCCGCTCTACCTGATCGTCAAGACGCCGCCGAGGGCGGAGGTCAAGGCGTTCGTGAACTTTGCCCTGAGCGCGCGGGGCCAGCAGCTGATCGACTCTTACGGCGTGATCCCGCTGCGGACGCTGAGGTGA